Genomic segment of Streptomyces sp. NBC_01210:
ATCTCGTACGCGACCTGGCCGACGTCGGAGTCGGAGTCGGCGAGCACGGCCAGACAGCTGCCGTCGCCCGCCGCCGTGACGAACAGGAAGGCCTCGTCCAGCTCCACGACGGTCTGCCGGACCCTGCCTGCCTCGAAGTGGCGGCCGACGCCTTTGGCGAGGCTGTGGAATCCCGAGGCGACGGCGGCGAGATGCTCGCTGTCCTCGCGGGTGAGGTCCCGGGAGGTGCCGGTGGCCAGTCCGTCGCCGGAGAGCACCAGTGCCTTGCGGATGCTGGCGACGCGGTCGACCAGCTCGTCGAGGAGCCAGTTGAGCTCGCCGGAGCCGTTGGTGGTGGGATGGGCGCCGTGGGCGTTGGGTGCTGCGGCGTGCGGTGCGGTCATCGACCGTCCCCCTCAGATGTCGTTCCTGGTGCGGTCTCGCCGGGGCCGGCGGCCTGGTCGGTGGCCTCGGCATCTTCGGCGTTCTGCAGGCGGCCGCGCTGCCAGCCTCGCTGCATTGAAGCCATGCGGGAGCGTACTTGTTCCGCGTCCCGCTCGATGTCCTGCTCGGTTGCCGGTGCGGGCGGCTGCCCGGCGGCGCCGGACGTCTCCCTGAGCTGGGGGGCGAGGCTGGCCTGGCGGACCCGACGGGGCAGGCCGTCGAGCGTGGCCGGGGCCGGTTCCGCAGCGGGGCGCGGTGCCGGTGTCGGTGCCGGTTCCGGAGTGGGTACGGGTGTGGGCGCGGGTAGCGGGGTGGGTGCCGGCCAGGCCGCGGGGCGTGGATCGGGGGCCGAAGCGAATGGAGGCTCCGGGCTGCGCCCGGGGCCGGGAGCCGGGGCGGGGTGGGCCCGGCCCCGCTCGTCCACCCTGCGGCCGTGGTCGGAGACCAGGGTCGGAGGCTTGCGGCGGGGCAGTGGCACCGGGCCGCCGATCTGCCCGGGCGACTGGTCCCGCGCCTGCTGGTGCTGCTCGTCCGGGGTTTCGCGACGACGGTCCCTGGCGCGGGCACGGAAGATTGCGCCGCGTTCGCTCTCCGTGTCCTCGATGTCGGCGATGGAGTCGCCTCCGCCGAGCACCGGCCGGTCGTCGAAGCCCAACGCGCCCACGGGCGCCTCCAGTTCGACGGGTCCGTCCAGGAGCGTGGAGCCGCCCAGACCGGTGGGGACCTGGGCGAGCGTCGCGAGCCTGCCGTCGCTGCCGCGGCGTCCGGCCGCGCTCTCGCTCTTGCGGTCGAGACGGAAGCCGGTGCCCTGGGTCTCCGGAGCCTCGGTGAGCAGGGCCGCGGGGATGAAGACGACCGCGGTGGTCCCGCCGTACGGGGAGGGCTGCAACGAGACCCGGACATTCTGGCGCTGGGCGAGCCGGCTGACGACGAAGAGGCCGAGCCGGTCGGTGTCGGAGAGCTCGAACTCGGGGGTCTCGGCGAGCCGCAGATTCGCGTCCAGCAGCCCTTCCGGGGCCATGCCCAGGCCGCGGTCGTGGATTTCGAGCGTGAAGCCGTTGGCCACCCGCTCACCGTGCACCTGGACGGCGGTGTGCGGGGGCGAGAACACCGTGGCGTTCTCGAGGAGTTCGGCGATGAGGTGAGTGAGGTCGGCGACCGCCGGACCGCCGACACCGATACGCGGCAGCCGGCGCACCTCGATGCGCTCGTAGTCCTCGACCTCGGCGACCGCGGCCCGTACGACGTCCATCAGCTGGATCGGCTTGCGCCACTGGCGGGACGGTGCCGCGCCGGAGAGGATCACCAGGCCCTCGGCGTGCCGGCGCATACGGGTGGTGAGGTGGTCGAGGCGGAACAGGTCAGCGAGTTCCTCGGTGTCCTCGGTGCGCCGCTCCATGGTGTCGAGGAGCGTGAGCTGGCGGTGCAGGAGGACCTGGTTGCGGCGGGCGAGATTGACGAAGACCTCGGAGACTCCGCGGCGCATCTCGGCCTGGCGGACGGCGGCCTCGACGGCGGCCCGCTGCAGGGTGTTGAGCGCCTGGCCCGCCTGGCCTATCTCGTCCTTGTCGTAGTCGAGGCGCGGGGCCTCGGTCTCGACGTCGACATGCTCGCCGGCCGCGAGGCGGCGCATCACGCTGGGGAGGCGGACGCCGGAGACCTCGTGGGCCTCCTTGCGCAGCCGGGAGAGGTCGCGGACCAGGTCCCGGCCGATGCGTACGGAGACGATCACCGAGACGAGGAGGGCGAGGAAGCCCAGTACGCCGGCGATACCCGCCTTGACGAAGACGCTGTATGCCGAGGGCTCGACCCGGTGCCGGTAGCGGACGTCCGCTTCTTTGGCCTCGCGGACGAGGTCGTCGAGGACGGGTGTGGCCGCGGCCTGCCAGCGTCCGGCTTCGGACGCGCCCGCGTCGCCGACCGGGCCGGCCTGGATGAGGCGTTCCTCGGTGTCGCGCAGGGGCGCGGTCTTGGGGCTGCGCCAGTACTGCTCGTAGATCTCGCGTTCCTTGGCGGGCAGGACTTCGAGGTTGGTCTCGTAGTACAGCTCGCGCTTCGCCACGAAGTCGGAGAGCGAACGGATCTCATCGGCGGTGATCTTGCGGGTGGTCAGCGAGGAGGCGATCAACGCGTCCTCGCGGGACAGCATTTCGGCGGCGCGGACGAGGCCGACGAGTGCGCGGCCCTGGCGCTCCATGTCGACGTCGTCGAGGGCGTGGAGTGTCAGCAGGAAGCCGTAGCAGGGGTCGACGAGCCGGTTGTAGAACTCCAGGGCCTGGCTGCGGGAGACCGTGCCCGCCTCCACGGAGCGGCGCAGGGCGCCGAGGCCGTCGAGCGCGTCGAGGAGAGAGCTCAGCTTCTGCGAGGTGTCGGACCGCATGTCCTCGCGGATTCCGGAATTCTCAATATTCGATTTGATCTTGGCCACGGCCCGGTCGGTAGCCTCACGCCGATCGCGCAGGGAGGGCAGAGCGTCGGAAGCCCGGCGGTCGGCAAGGTAGATGAGCGTCTGACGGCGCTCCTTCTGGATGACGATGGCGGTGTCCGCGACCGGATAGCCGACCTTCTTCACCACGGAATTGACATCCAGAAGCTGACTGGCCTCCCGACCGGTCAGTACGGTGGCGAAGCCCCAGAGCGCGGTGAGGGAGACGAGCGGCACCAGCAACAACGCCACGATCTTCCGGCGGATGGACTTCCCGCGAAAGCGCATGGCCTCCCCCTGCTCAACCCCCGCACGGTGCGGGTGGTGTTCCGTCAACAAACGGCGTGAGCCTACTACTGTCACACGGACAACTCGAAGGCTCGTCCGGATGTTTTTCGGCCGACGACAGGCGCGTTGATCATGGGTTGTCCTGGTATTCGGGGAGATGGCATTCCGGCGTTGGCGGACCACACCTGGCGGCACGTCATCTTTCGGACCGTCACAGATGGCTGGAATTCTTCGCTCTGCGGGAATCTTCCTGCCTGGTCAATCGTCAATCTGTACGGGGGCTCGGGGATCCGCAGGCGCCACGCACATCACATTCGGCTCGACTTCGCCCCGGCTTTGGATTCGGCGGCCGGAGTAGAGCAGCGGAATCCGGGCAGCCACCCTGAAGTCGGACAGAGGTGGGAGTGACAGGGTCCATGGACACGGACGAGCGTCGCAGCGGGGTGCAGGCGACGAGTTATGCGAATGTCCCACGGCAGCTCTGGGTGGAGGAGCCGGCGGTGAGCCGGCGCATGGCCGATCCGGTCCGTACGGCAGCGGTCCGCGCGGTGATCATCGCCTCACTGACGATGATTCAGGGAATGATCGCCTTTCTCTGCACGCTCACCGGGGCCTGGCTGGCCTTCCCGATGGTGCTCAGCAGCGTGGGCAGCACGGTGGTGGCGACGTGGGCGGTGCTGGACGTGTGGGTGACCCGCCAGGTGTGGAACCAGCGCAATGGTGTGGTGTCCATACCGAGCAGCACCGCACGGCAGCTGCGACGTGAGCGCCGCAGGGTGCGGCGGACGGCCAGGGCGGCCGCCCGCCAGGCCGAGCGGATACGGCGAGGCGGCTCGGGCAGGCTCTCGCAAGCCTGAACGGCCGCGCCTCGTGGGTGATGCGGAGCGGGCGGCGCCGCCCAGGGCGCTAAAACACGCCCTGGCCGACGGGGTCCGTGGCGGCCGGGGCGGCATCTTCCGGGTCCGTGGCGGGTTGGTCGGTGACGGCCGCGTCCACGCTCGGCCGGTCGTTGGCAACCGGGTCCGTGGCGGGCTCCGCCGGGGGCGGGGTCCGCTTGAACATCCGGGTCGCGGTGATCTCGCCGTGCACCGACTCACCTGACGGGTCCTGCTGCGGCAGTCCGGGCCGCAGATGTTCCTCCACGCTGATGTACTTCAGGCCCGCGCGCAGATCGGCGTCATTGCGCAGCCGGATGACCAGCGGGAATTCAGCGAGGGCCGTGGTGTCGAAGAGCCCGGTCGTATAGAGCAGCTGGACGCCCAGGGCATTGGAGACGGCGCGCTGGAGCTCCAGCAGATACGTCGCGTTGGCCCGGCCGATCGGATTGTCGAGGAAGAGCGTGCCGGCGTGCCGGTGCTTGTCCCTGCCGCGGTCGTTGCTGCGCAGGGCGGCCATCGTGCAGTACAGGGCGATCGCCGCGGTGAGCAGCTGGCCGCCGGAGAAGACATCTCCCATCTGACCCACCGGGACCCGCTCGGCGCGCAGCACGGCGTCGGGCTTGAGGATCTCCACGGCTACACCCTTCGGCTGGAGGGCAGCCTGAACCCCGCGCAGGAGCAGGGACATTCCGTCCCTGCGGCCCTCCCCGTAGACCGCGGTGGAGTTCTTCTTCACGGCGGCGCGGGTCGCCTCGTCGATGACCTCGCCGAGCCGCTCGGCGAGCGTCGTCTGGTCCGGCTCGTCGAAGCGGATCCGCAGGAACTCCTGCCCCGACCACTCACCCAGCCCCTCGGGAAGGCGCGAGAGCCGCTGCGCCGAACGCAGCGTCGTCAGCGCCGACTCCACCAGACCGCGCAGCCGGTCGACGATGGTGTCGCGGTTGCGCTCCAACTGCTCCAGCTCGTCGGTCAGTACGCGCAGCCGGGGCGCGAAGGCCTCCGCCCACTTCGCGGCGTGCTCGGGAAGAGACGCCGCGGGCAGCTCCCGGATCTGCTGGCGCGCGGGGGTGCGCACCTGCTCGTACCGGGTGGAGTTGGCGTGCCGTACGAGGATGTCGCTCGCCTCCCGTACGGCTGCCTCGGCGGCCGAAAGGTCGGTGGCGCACCCGCGCAGCGAACGCCGGGCTTCGGCGGCGGAGTGCCGCGCCTCCTCCAGGCTGCCCGGGTAGGGATCCTGTGCGGTCTCCTCGTCCTGGCTGTGGTCCCGCAGCAGGTCGCGCAGAAGCGCGGCGGTCTCGTCGAAGCCGCCCGCCGCGTCCTCGGCCACCCGGTGCGCGTGCAGCAGGCTGGTGTGAGCTGCGCGGGCCGTCTCCAACGCGTCGGTACGGGAGGTCAGTTCGGCGGTGGCGGTACGCAGCCGGGCCTGGGCCTGCTCGGCGTCGGCGGGGACCAGATCCTCGGGGAGTTCGGTGTGCGCCTCGCCGTCGGCGGGGGCCAGCCGCTCGGACTCGCCGCGCAGCCGGCCGAGCTTCTCGCTGGCTTCCGCAGCGCGCGACTCCAGCATCTGTACGAGCGACTCGGCGCGGGCGGCGGCTGCCTGGCGAGAGGGCCCGTCGGCACCGTCCGTACCCTCCAGGAGCTGCGCGGCGCGGGTGCGGACCTTGTTGGTGAGCCGGTCCAGCTCGGCGAGGGCCGCGCTCTCGTCGCTCTCGGCGCGGGCCTGCTCGGCGCGCAGGTCGGCGCCGACGCCCACCTTCTCGTACAGCTGGGAGGCAGCGCGGTACGCCTCGCGCAGGGCGGGCAGCGCGGTGCGCGGCGCGTCCGGGTCCGCGTCGGGGAGGTTTTCGGGGGCACCGGCGACCTCGGCCCGCTCGGCGCGGAGCGCGCGAGCGGTACGGCGGGCGTCGTCACCGGCACGCTGGGCGGCACGGCGGTCCTCGTCGGCGGCCTTCGCCCGCTCCAGGCAGGTCGCGGCCCGGGCCTCGGACTCGACGGCCTCGTCGGCCAGTTCACGCAGTTTCAGCTGCCAGCCGGCCCGCTCCCGGAGCCGGAAGGCGAGGCCCGCGAGCGCGTCGGCGGCACGGCGGGCGCGCTGGGCCGCGTCCTGGCGCTCGTCCCGGACACGGGCCGCGTCCGCCGCGGCCTCGTCCGCCTCCGCGCGCACCGTACGGGCCTCGCTGAGCGTCGCCTCTGCCTCCTCGGCGGCTTCGCGGGCCGTCTGCGCGCCCTGCGCGAGCTCGGCGAGCATGCCGGCGGGGCAGTCGTCGCGCCAGGAGCCGAGGCGGGCGGCGATCGAACGGTCTCCGGCGAGCCGGGCCGCCAGCGTGCGGATCTCCTCGTCCCGGGCGGCGGCCCGGGCCCGCAGGGCCTGCCGCTCCTCGTCGGCGGCGTGCTCGTCGTGCATGGCGGGGTTCGGCGGTACGAGGAACACCTCGCCGTTCTCGCCACCGGTGCCGGGGCCGGGGCTCGGCACGGGCGCGAGCAGCGCGGCGGCGGTTCCGACGGCCACGGCGGAGCGGGGCAACAGCGCGGCTCCGGCCAGGACTTCGCGCGCGCGGGCGTGCGACGCCGGGTCGGTGATCACCACACCGTCTACCAGCTCGGGCCGGGCGGCGAGCACGGCGGCATGATCGGCCGGGTCGACGGCCTGCGCGAGGTAGCGCCAGCCGGGGAGGGCGGGGATGCCGTGCTCACCGAGGTACTCGACAGTGGCGAGGACGTCGGGTCCGGGGGGCAGCAGCCCGCCGTCGCCCAGCGCGCCGAGGATGCGGGCGTCGTCGGCTGCGGCGGTACGCAGATCGAAGAGATTCCGTTCGGCGGAGGCGACGGACTGGTCGAGGAGCTCGCGCAGCTCGTCGGCGAACCGGTCCAACTCGTCTGCGGTGAGAGGGCCTTCGTCGGCACGGAGGGGGGCGGTGACGACGGTGCGGGTGGGATGGGCTGCGGCGGGAATGCGACCGGCGGCCGGGTGACCCGACCCGTCGGGCCCGGCGAGCGCGTGAGCCATATGTCCCTCGGCTCGCGCGTCGGCGAGCGCGTGAGACGGACGGAGGCTCGCGTGCCCGTGGTCCGCGCCGTGGGTGGCCGCTCGCCCGCCACCGGCTCCCGCCTGCCCGTGGCCGACCGCTCCACCGGGTGCCTCGGAGACGGCGGGCTCCTGGTCCGTACGGGCAACGCCGTCACCGTAATCGGCCGCCGTGGGGCCCTGGCCCGCAACGGCTCCGGCCTGGGCGTGGGCTGAGTCCCCGCGCCCATCGGCGAACGACCCTCCGTCCGTACCGGCAACGCCACCGCCCGGCGCCGGGACCGACGGTTCCTGGCCCGCGGGCTCGGCTCGCAGCCCGTCGGCCGAGTGGCCCGCCGTCTGGGAGGCCGTCGCCCCATGCCCGGTAGCGGAGAGTCGCCCGACGCCACCCGCGGCCTCCGGCGTACCCCCGGCAGGAAGGTCACCCAAGCCCGCCGCGCCCGAGTACCGCCGCGGGGAGGGCACCGCCGCCGGAGCCGATGGCGGCAGGCTGAGCAGCTCCGCCAGACGCTCGTCCTCGGCGATCGAGTCCGCCGCGCGGCGCTCGGCCTCGTACGCGTTCTCCGCGGCCAGCGCCGCGTCGGCCGCGCGGGCCGCGGCCAGTTCCGCGCGCGCCTCCGCCGCGGCCGCCTCCTTCGCCCGGTCCGCCGTCGTACGCCCGGCCTCGCGGGCCGCGTCCCAGGCCGCGACCGCCGACTTCTCCGCGTCGCTCGCCGCGAGCGCCGCTCGCGCCGGGTCGGCGTCGGGTGCGGTGTCGTCGAGCCAGCCGGCCCGTACCGCCTCGGCCGTCTCCTGCTCCACCTCGCTGAGCCGCTGGCGCAGATGACCGATCTCGCTGCGGGCGCGCTGCGCCTCGGTGGCGGCGACCGTGGCGTCGCGGTGGGCGGCCTCGCCCGCCTCCTGGAGCGCCGCGGACCGCTCCTCCTCCTCGTTGGCCACGCGCTCCCCGCCCTCGGCCGCGGCGTGCAGCGCGCGGACGAGATCGGCGGCGGCCGTGGCGCGGGCGGCGAGCGCCGGGGCCGCGTCCCGTTCGGCCTCACGGATCGCCGCGGCGACGCGCGAGGAGCGGTCGCCGGCGGCCCGGTGGCGCAGTACGGCTTCGGCGGCCTGCCAGGCGGAGTGCAGTGTGCGCGCGTCGGTCAGCTCGCGGCGCTGTGCCGCGGCGCCCTTCTCCGCGACGGTGAGCGCCAACGAGGCGTGCCGGTAGGCGAGTTCCGCGGCGATGAGAGAGCTGCGGCTGCGCGCCTGCTCGGCCTCGGTGACCGTGTGGGCGGCGGAGGTGACCTGCTGGGCGAGGTCGCTCGTACGCCCGCGCTCCTCCGCGGCGCGCGCGGAGAGCCGACGCGCGAGCGTACGGGTGCGGCGTTCGGCGCCCGCGTGGATCTCGCGGGCCCTGGCGCGGGTCTCGGCCGCCTCCACGATCCGGCCGAGCAGATCCGCCGATCCCGCAGTGAAGTCGCGTTCGGCGGTGAGCTCCGCGCGGCGGCCGAGTTTGTTGCCGAAGCTGCTGACGAGGTCGGCAAGGCCGTCCGTGTCACGGGTGTCGGTGACGGCGCGCAGCAGCAGGTCGGTGAAGTCGGAGTCCTTCTTGACCGCGAAGAGTCCGGCCGCCTCGCCCTCGTCGGCGTTCATCTCCCGCTGGTAGCGGAACAGTTCGGGGTCGAGGCCGATGTCGCCGAGGTGCTCGTTCCAGCGGTCGTGGATCTCCTCCCAGTGCACATCGAGGTGCGGATACGCCTTGCCGGCCTCGGTGATGGCGTCCCGGAAGCCCTTCATGGTGCGGCGGCGGCCACGCGCGCCCGATGCGCCCTCGACGGGTGGGCGGACGGTGGTGGCCTCGGCGACCGGGAGCGAGTCGAGGCTGAGTCCGGGGCCCGGCCGGAAGGAGTACCAGGCTTCCGCGAACTTCCGTGGGTCGTTGGAGACCTGGCGACCCCGCCACTCGCTGACCTTGCCGACCACCACCAGCTCGCCGGTGAGGGTGTGCTGCCACTCCAGGGCGACATGCCCGCAGTCGTCGGCGAGCAGGAATTTGCGCAGTACACCGGAGCTGGCACCGCCAAGGGTGTTGCGGTGGCCGGGCAGCATCACCGAGAAGATCAGCTTCAGCAGTACGGACTTGCCGCCGCCGTTCTCCAGGAAGAGCACACCCGCGGGGGCGGGGCGGCGCGGCGGGCCGACCGGCTCCTCCTCGAAGAACTCCGCCTGGGCAGGGGCGGGGTGGGGCACGGGCTCGCCGACCCCGCGCAGGTCCAGCACGGTGTCGGCATAGCGCGCACCGGCGGGCCCGATGGAGTAGAGGCGTACCCGGGACAACTCGTACATGGCGGCGGACTCTCGTCTTCGGCAGGTGGCAGGGTCAGGCGTGGAAGGGCAGACCGGCGTCGGCGGTCAGCTCCAGGTCGTCCGCGTCGGTGGGCGGCACGAGCGTGGCGGTCCCGTCGCTGACCGGTACGACGCCGAGCTCGAGCAGTTCGGCCATGGCCGAGCTGCCCGCCATGTCGCGTACCTGCAACTGGTAGCGGGCGGTGGTGCGGTATGCGCCTCCGGCGTCGTCACCGGTGCGCTGCAGGAAGCCCGAGTCGGTGAGGAAGGCGACGGCCTTGCCGACGATGCCGGTGGTGGATCCGGCGAGACGGCGCGCGTCCTTGGTGGCGCCGGTGGCGCTGCGCCGTGCGTAGATCCGCCAGGCCGCTTCCAGGCCTGGGGCTTCGGTGGCGGGGTCGGTGTTCTCGCCCTGCTCCTCGGCGCGCTCCTCGAGGCGGCGGCAGGCCTGGCGGACGAAGGCATCGACGCCGTTGACGGTGATCCGGCCGATGTATCCGTCGTCGGCGAGGTCTTCGGGGCGCGGGAACGCCATGGCGGCGACGGCGAGATGTGCCAGGCCGTGCAGGAAGCGGTCGGCGGAGTCGGCGGACGCGCGCCGGGCGTAGTCGCCCATGCGGACGGCGAAGACCGAGTCCTCACCTGCGGCCACGGCCATGCCGGCGCGCGTGGAGACTTCGAGGACGACGAGGCCGAGGCCGGTGGCGACAGCGTCGGCGAGCCGGGCGAAGGCGGCGTCTTCGCGGTAGCGGCGCAGCAGTTCGGCGTACTCGGCGTCGCGTGCGGGCAGCAGCTTGGGCTGCAGCCCGAAGGAGACGAGTCGGGCGGCGTCGGCCGCGTCGGCGGGCGTGACCGCGGTCGGGGTGGCCGGGCCCGACTCCTCATGGACGTCCGCCTCACGCCACTCGTGCTGTTCGGCGTGGTGGTCGGTCACTGGTGCTCCTTGCTGCGGAAGAGGTGAAGGGGTGGCCAGGGGCCCTTCGGGCCTGTCCTCAGTCGCCGGACGGGCTGGAGGATCAGCCCCTCCGGCGTTTGAGGAGCGGGGCTTGGGGCGGAGCCCCAACAGGTGCCTCTCCGGCGGTTGAGGAGCGGGGTCCGGGGCGGAGCCCCGGTACTGGTATTCACGCGGCCTCCGTGCGGTCCGCCGCCATGCCCGCCGCGTCCAGCAGTGCCGTGCCCACGATCAGGTCGGCGCCGCCGAACTCCGGGTCGTCCAGCTCGGTGCCGTCGTCGACGGCGAACAGCAGGCGCTCCTCGCCCTGCCGGTAGGCGGTACCGACCGGTGGGCTCGCCGCGTGCACGGCCAGCAGCGCGACCAGATACGGCAGTTCGGGGTCGCGGCGGCGGGCCTCGGCGAGCAGGCCGGAGAGCCGGCGCGGTGCGTCGTGCTCCAGGTCGAGCAGCTCCATCGCGCTCGCGAGCTGCTCGTCGCTGAACCGGCTGTCGTCCGGGGTGGCGATCAGATCGGGCTCGGGCATCTCCGCGCCCAGATGCTCGCGCTCCACCGGCGGGGTCAGCAGCATGTCGACCAGATCACCGACCCGTACGGACGACGGCGTGCGCAGCCCGGTGCCGCGCGCGAAGAATGCGTCCGTGACGCGGATCGCCGCTTCCAGGGGCAGCGGCAGCAGCGGGGCAACGAGCTGCCCGTACAGATCGAGTCCGGAGCGCGCGGTGGGCCGGGCGAAGGCCTGGCGGTCCTGCTCGGCGCGGAACAGCGGGCCGGCCTCCAGCAGCCGGGACTGCAGCTGGGTGTGGCGGCGGATGCAGTCCTTGACTATGTCGACCAGCTCGGCGGCGCGCCGCTTGTGCTCCGGGTCCTCGGCCTCGTCGCGTGCCTTGCGGATGTTGGTGAGGATCGCGTTCTCATGGCGGTAGCGGTCGGCGACATGGTCGAGCGCCTCGGCGATCATGTCGGGGACGGCGTTCAGCCAGTCGACGGCCCGCACATTGCGGCGGGTCGCTTCCAGGGTCCTGCGCAGTGTCTCGGCGTACTGCACGGTGCGGTACCTGGCCTGCTCGGCGGCGAGCTGGGCGTCGGCGAGCCTGCCGCGGCTGATCAGGACCTCCAGCTTCACCTCGGCCGCGATCTGCGCGCTGGTGACGTCCGTGTCGAGCGCGCCGACCAGGACGTTGACCGCTTCGTCGGTCGTACGGAGATAGACGCTGCCGCCGTATCCCGGGACTTCCTCGATGAGCTTGAAGTCGTAGTCACGGCGGGTGTAAACGCCGTCGGGTCCGAAGGTGCCGTACACCGCGCGGAATCCGCGGTCCACGCTGCCGACGTTGATCAGGTTCTCCAGCACCCAGCGGGCGACGCGCTCATGCTCGGCGACCGGGCGCCGCGGGGCCTGGGCCGCGACGCGCAGCAGCAGCCTGGCCACTATCTGGTCATGGTCGGCGCCGGTGTCGAAGTCCATGTTCAGTGTGACGAGGTCGATGGCCGCGAGGGCGACCTCCGCCATCGCGTAGACCGAGTACTCGCCCGCGAGATTGGCCTTGCGCACGTCGAGATCGTGCAGCGGCGCGGTACACGCGAGCGCGCGCAGCCGCCGCGCGAGCCCTTCGTCGGCGGCCGGGCCCTGTGCGGGCCTCGGCCCCGCGCTGAGCTGGGGCGGAACGAAGTCCGTCGAGGCAGGCGAAGTCACGCTGCACAGATTAGGTCCTCGCACTGACAACGGTCGAAACGGCGCAGAAGCGACCGTCCGGCTACGCTCCGTCCTCGTCCGGTTCGTCGACCAGATGCGCGTATGTCTCCACCATCTGCGTGCGTGAGTCGTCGAGGTAGTCGGCGAGCAGCCGTTCGGCGCCCGACCGGTCGCCGGCCCGCAGCGCTTCGAGGATGGCCCGGTTGCGTACGAGATAGGGCTGGTGCAGCCGCCGTGGATCGTCCACCACATGGAACGCGAGCCGCAGTTCGGCCAGCACGCTGCGCATCAGCTCGTCGGTGCGGGCGCTGCCGGCCAGCGCGACGAGTTCGCGATGGAAGTGGATATTGGCCGTGGAGACGCCTTGCCAGTCGTGCTCGCGCTCCGACCGCTCGCCGCCCGCGACCGCCGTTTCGAGCGTGTCCAGTGCGTACGGTGGCTCACCGAGCCCGTGCACGACGGCGCATTCGACGAGCTGCCGGGTGCGGCAGATGTCCACGACGTCCTGGACGGCGAGCATCCGCACGAACACCCCGCGGTTGAGCTGGTGCTCGAGCAGCCGCTCATGGGTGAGCAGCCGGAACGCTTCGCGAAGTGTGTTGCGCGAAACGCCGAGCGCCTTTCCGATGCTGTCCTCGGAGAGCCGTTCCCCCGGCGGGAAGTAGCCCTCCGCGATGCGGGTGCGCAGGATGTCCGCGACCCGCTCCGCCGTGCTGGTGCGGCCCAACAGCGGGCGGTCGTCCGCCAGTCCACCGATCTCGGGCTCCGTCGTCCCCACAACGCCCTCTCTCCCTCGCCGGCCGCTCCGGCCGCCGCGCGAGCTCCATCGTAGAAGGAAGAACGACCCCACATAACTCTTGTCGGATCGTTCAACAATCCTCTACCTTGACATCACCGTACAGTCTCGA
This window contains:
- a CDS encoding roadblock/LC7 domain-containing protein, producing the protein MTAPHAAAPNAHGAHPTTNGSGELNWLLDELVDRVASIRKALVLSGDGLATGTSRDLTREDSEHLAAVASGFHSLAKGVGRHFEAGRVRQTVVELDEAFLFVTAAGDGSCLAVLADSDSDVGQVAYEMTLMVKRVGVHLTTAPRSGLRTGG
- a CDS encoding sensor histidine kinase; its protein translation is MRFRGKSIRRKIVALLLVPLVSLTALWGFATVLTGREASQLLDVNSVVKKVGYPVADTAIVIQKERRQTLIYLADRRASDALPSLRDRREATDRAVAKIKSNIENSGIREDMRSDTSQKLSSLLDALDGLGALRRSVEAGTVSRSQALEFYNRLVDPCYGFLLTLHALDDVDMERQGRALVGLVRAAEMLSREDALIASSLTTRKITADEIRSLSDFVAKRELYYETNLEVLPAKEREIYEQYWRSPKTAPLRDTEERLIQAGPVGDAGASEAGRWQAAATPVLDDLVREAKEADVRYRHRVEPSAYSVFVKAGIAGVLGFLALLVSVIVSVRIGRDLVRDLSRLRKEAHEVSGVRLPSVMRRLAAGEHVDVETEAPRLDYDKDEIGQAGQALNTLQRAAVEAAVRQAEMRRGVSEVFVNLARRNQVLLHRQLTLLDTMERRTEDTEELADLFRLDHLTTRMRRHAEGLVILSGAAPSRQWRKPIQLMDVVRAAVAEVEDYERIEVRRLPRIGVGGPAVADLTHLIAELLENATVFSPPHTAVQVHGERVANGFTLEIHDRGLGMAPEGLLDANLRLAETPEFELSDTDRLGLFVVSRLAQRQNVRVSLQPSPYGGTTAVVFIPAALLTEAPETQGTGFRLDRKSESAAGRRGSDGRLATLAQVPTGLGGSTLLDGPVELEAPVGALGFDDRPVLGGGDSIADIEDTESERGAIFRARARDRRRETPDEQHQQARDQSPGQIGGPVPLPRRKPPTLVSDHGRRVDERGRAHPAPAPGPGRSPEPPFASAPDPRPAAWPAPTPLPAPTPVPTPEPAPTPAPRPAAEPAPATLDGLPRRVRQASLAPQLRETSGAAGQPPAPATEQDIERDAEQVRSRMASMQRGWQRGRLQNAEDAEATDQAAGPGETAPGTTSEGDGR
- a CDS encoding GntR family transcriptional regulator; protein product: MGTTEPEIGGLADDRPLLGRTSTAERVADILRTRIAEGYFPPGERLSEDSIGKALGVSRNTLREAFRLLTHERLLEHQLNRGVFVRMLAVQDVVDICRTRQLVECAVVHGLGEPPYALDTLETAVAGGERSEREHDWQGVSTANIHFHRELVALAGSARTDELMRSVLAELRLAFHVVDDPRRLHQPYLVRNRAILEALRAGDRSGAERLLADYLDDSRTQMVETYAHLVDEPDEDGA